A window of Clostridium sp. 'White wine YQ' contains these coding sequences:
- a CDS encoding DUF1648 domain-containing protein yields the protein MSELLTANIINIIIFGVLYITFILTPKLTRKDLIFGVFIPLDRAKDKEIKRITKQYAIELTVFTLIALAAYFFLLNAINMLPGVFIISIFAFMIGYFLIFLRANHKVKKYKSDNNLMENKKQMVYVNTTMSKKLRSDAVLSFYWFLIPLGIALLNLIIPLTKYDELPTKIAIHWGIDGTANNFVEKSVGAVVTQGLVMMGVVILLIFTNYSIAISKNRIDAAKPIASSQKLFKFKKINSLFIFSIAIIVSTLITLLNFNSLNIISVNFKLLTPILIIVFLVIIIIPIALDIRYGQGGSNLKDTTEEKSEDDVTNIDDDAYWKLGSIYYNPNDPSIFVEKRFGVGWTLNFGNKIAIIISVVLLIFIISILLFPMIFS from the coding sequence ATGAGTGAATTATTAACTGCAAATATAATAAATATTATTATTTTTGGTGTATTATATATTACCTTCATCCTTACCCCAAAATTAACAAGAAAAGATTTAATTTTTGGAGTATTTATTCCGTTAGATAGAGCTAAAGATAAGGAAATAAAAAGGATAACTAAACAATATGCCATAGAATTAACTGTCTTCACTTTAATAGCATTAGCGGCATACTTTTTTTTATTAAATGCTATTAATATGCTTCCAGGTGTTTTTATAATTTCCATTTTTGCTTTCATGATAGGATACTTTTTAATATTCTTGAGAGCAAATCATAAAGTTAAAAAATATAAGAGTGATAATAATTTAATGGAAAATAAGAAGCAAATGGTTTATGTAAATACTACAATGTCAAAAAAATTAAGAAGTGATGCAGTATTATCATTTTACTGGTTTTTGATTCCGCTAGGCATAGCACTTTTGAACTTAATAATACCACTCACGAAGTATGATGAATTGCCAACTAAAATTGCAATTCACTGGGGGATAGATGGAACAGCTAATAATTTTGTTGAAAAGTCAGTAGGAGCAGTTGTAACACAGGGTTTAGTGATGATGGGGGTTGTAATTTTGCTTATTTTTACTAACTATTCAATTGCAATTAGTAAAAATAGAATAGATGCAGCTAAACCAATTGCATCCTCGCAGAAATTATTTAAGTTTAAGAAAATTAATTCTTTATTTATATTTAGTATTGCTATTATAGTTTCGACTTTAATTACTTTACTGAATTTTAATTCATTAAACATTATTTCAGTGAACTTTAAACTACTAACACCAATATTAATTATAGTATTTTTAGTTATAATAATAATCCCTATAGCATTAGATATTAGATATGGTCAAGGTGGTAGTAATTTAAAAGATACAACAGAGGAAAAATCAGAAGATGACGTTACTAATATAGATGATGATGCTTATTGGAAATTAGGCTCAATTTACTATAATCCTAATGATCCTTCTATATTTGTTGAGAAGAGATTTGGAGTAGGCTGGACTCTAAACTTTGGGAATAAAATAGCTATAATTATTTCAGTTGTTCTTTTAATATTTATAATATCTATTTTGTTGTTTCCTATGATTTTTTCATAA
- a CDS encoding GntR family transcriptional regulator encodes MLLRIDFQSETPIYLQLKNQIISGIASGELQPEESLPSVRQMAEDIGINLHTVNKGYNLLKDEGFVTIDRRKGAIVNPIPIRKNEESISILNDELSNIIAEAYCFGISKEEFIGTCKKLYEKYEK; translated from the coding sequence ATGTTGCTTAGAATTGATTTTCAAAGTGAAACACCTATTTATCTTCAACTTAAAAATCAGATTATTAGTGGTATAGCAAGCGGTGAACTTCAGCCAGAGGAAAGTCTTCCATCAGTAAGGCAGATGGCAGAGGATATCGGAATAAATCTTCATACAGTAAATAAAGGCTATAATTTATTAAAAGATGAGGGTTTTGTCACAATAGATAGACGAAAAGGTGCTATCGTAAATCCAATTCCAATTAGAAAAAATGAGGAATCCATTAGCATATTAAATGATGAACTAAGCAATATTATCGCGGAAGCCTATTGTTTTGGAATATCTAAGGAAGAATTTATTGGGACATGCAAAAAGTTATATGAAAAATATGAAAAATAA
- a CDS encoding aspartate kinase codes for MKNTIVAKFGGSSLASSEQFRKVKSIVSSNKDRRFVVPSAPGKRDSKDYKITDLLYLCNAHVKTSIPFDDVFKLIEERYCSIVSDLSIDIDINIPLEKIKEDIRNGASADYAASRGEYLNGLILAKYLEYEFIDAAEIIVFNEGGTYDEEKTKIKVEERLSKVKNAVIPGFYGANEEGEIVAFSRGGSDVTGSIIAASINASLYENWTDVSGFLMADPRIVDNPKAIEKITYKELRELSYMGASVLHEEAIFPVREAGIYINIKNTNRPEDPGTLIVDDIQDVKNHGKITGVAGRKDFTVIAIEKALMNSELGFTRRILSILESYGISYENMPSGIDTVSLVIADSQLKNKKDKVVEEIKRQCSPDSIDVYPNMAVIATVGRGMAKATGVAAVLFSALAKANINVRMIDQGSSEMNILVGVATSDFEKAVNAIYSAFEK; via the coding sequence ATGAAAAACACAATAGTAGCAAAATTTGGGGGAAGTTCGCTTGCGAGTTCTGAGCAATTTAGAAAAGTTAAATCCATAGTATCTTCTAATAAAGATAGAAGATTTGTAGTTCCATCTGCTCCTGGTAAAAGAGATAGCAAGGACTATAAAATTACTGATTTACTTTATCTATGTAATGCTCATGTTAAAACTTCTATTCCTTTTGACGATGTATTCAAACTAATAGAAGAAAGATATTGCAGCATTGTTAGCGACTTATCAATAGATATTGATATCAATATTCCTCTTGAAAAAATTAAAGAAGATATTAGGAATGGTGCTTCAGCTGATTATGCAGCTAGTAGAGGTGAATATTTAAATGGACTTATTTTGGCTAAATATTTAGAATATGAGTTTATTGATGCAGCCGAAATAATTGTATTTAATGAAGGCGGCACTTACGATGAAGAAAAAACTAAAATTAAGGTTGAAGAAAGATTATCCAAGGTTAAAAATGCAGTAATTCCAGGATTTTATGGAGCTAACGAAGAAGGTGAAATTGTTGCATTTTCTAGAGGTGGCTCAGATGTAACTGGCTCTATTATCGCAGCAAGCATTAATGCTAGTTTATATGAAAACTGGACAGATGTTTCAGGTTTCCTAATGGCTGATCCTAGAATAGTAGATAATCCAAAAGCTATAGAAAAGATTACTTATAAAGAATTAAGGGAGCTTTCTTACATGGGTGCTTCTGTTTTACATGAAGAAGCCATTTTCCCTGTTAGAGAAGCTGGAATATATATAAATATAAAAAACACAAACAGACCTGAGGATCCAGGTACATTAATAGTTGATGATATACAAGACGTAAAAAACCACGGAAAAATTACTGGAGTTGCAGGAAGAAAAGACTTTACTGTAATTGCTATAGAAAAAGCTCTTATGAATTCCGAACTTGGTTTTACTAGAAGAATTTTATCAATTCTTGAATCTTACGGAATTTCCTATGAAAATATGCCTTCAGGTATAGATACTGTTTCCTTAGTAATTGCTGACTCTCAGTTAAAGAATAAAAAGGACAAAGTAGTTGAAGAAATTAAGAGACAGTGTTCACCAGATTCTATAGATGTTTATCCAAACATGGCTGTTATAGCTACCGTTGGCCGCGGAATGGCCAAAGCTACTGGAGTAGCTGCAGTATTATTCTCAGCTCTTGCAAAAGCAAATATAAACGTAAGAATGATTGACCAAGGATCAAGTGAGATGAATATATTAGTAGGTGTTGCTACTTCAGATTTTGAAAAGGCCGTAAATGCTATATATAGTGCATTTGAAAAGTAA
- a CDS encoding acyltransferase family protein: METNNKSYYGMIDVLRLLFAIAVVSIHTMAFHSINENLWIATSMGISRLAVPFFFMVSGYFLFDRIQLKKEPIATLKRLLILYFSWVTIEIIALFPMVLSSLGAPPIILIERLLLIGITGSLWYISSLIITVFVIAPLLKRDKVFILLLIGFVLYLFGTTGDTYYGLFQATMINPLIKGYTSIFMMPQVGVTESILFVSLGAFINKYKLYKKIKKAGLLSIISIILLLVEAFILNKTGVAKDANMYLSAIIAAPLILIWAINYSKNISTKISKACREYSIGIYCSHQIIMIWLSVLAPILFANTMIRFICSLLISAALITILRKTRVKKILLK; the protein is encoded by the coding sequence ATGGAAACAAATAATAAGAGTTACTACGGAATGATTGATGTATTACGATTGCTATTTGCTATTGCAGTAGTATCAATTCACACAATGGCTTTTCACTCAATAAATGAAAATTTATGGATTGCAACGAGCATGGGAATTAGTAGACTTGCAGTACCATTTTTCTTTATGGTTTCAGGTTATTTTTTATTTGACCGAATTCAATTAAAAAAAGAACCTATAGCAACATTGAAAAGATTACTAATTCTTTATTTTTCTTGGGTAACTATAGAGATTATAGCATTATTTCCGATGGTCTTAAGTAGTTTAGGAGCACCTCCTATAATTCTAATTGAGAGACTGTTGCTAATTGGAATAACAGGAAGCCTCTGGTATATATCCTCATTAATCATTACTGTTTTTGTAATAGCACCATTGCTAAAAAGAGATAAAGTATTTATTTTACTTTTGATTGGATTTGTATTATATCTATTTGGGACAACTGGTGATACTTATTATGGATTATTTCAAGCAACAATGATAAATCCATTGATTAAAGGGTACACATCAATATTTATGATGCCACAAGTAGGCGTTACAGAATCAATTCTTTTTGTGTCTTTAGGTGCATTCATTAATAAATATAAACTGTATAAAAAGATAAAAAAAGCAGGCTTGCTAAGTATAATTTCAATTATACTTTTATTGGTTGAAGCATTTATATTAAATAAAACTGGTGTTGCTAAAGATGCTAATATGTATCTGTCAGCAATAATTGCAGCACCTTTAATATTAATTTGGGCAATTAATTACAGTAAAAATATTTCAACTAAAATATCTAAAGCTTGTAGAGAGTACAGTATAGGAATATATTGTTCACATCAAATTATAATGATATGGCTTTCAGTACTTGCTCCAATATTATTTGCAAATACAATGATTAGATTTATTTGTTCTTTATTAATCTCCGCAGCATTAATTACAATTTTAAGAAAGACTAGAGTTAAAAAAATACTTTTAAAGTAA
- a CDS encoding ferredoxin, whose protein sequence is MKACVDKDTCIGCGLCAAISPEVFDMDDDGKAKAIENELGEDLLASANEACEQCPVSAITVE, encoded by the coding sequence ATGAAGGCATGTGTAGATAAAGATACATGTATAGGATGCGGATTGTGTGCTGCAATAAGTCCAGAAGTATTTGACATGGATGATGATGGAAAAGCAAAAGCAATCGAAAACGAACTTGGAGAAGATTTGTTAGCAAGTGCAAATGAGGCTTGTGAGCAATGCCCAGTATCTGCCATAACTGTAGAATAG
- a CDS encoding anaerobic nitric oxide reductase flavorubredoxin has translation MSFKLNEKVTWVGKIDWELKKFHGEEYSTHKGSSYNSYLIKDEKTVLIDTVWSPFSKEFVANLKKEVDLKKIDYIIANHSEPDHSGGLLDLMEEIPDTPIYCTKNGAKILKGHYHKDWNFVTVKTGDTLDIGKNKLIFIEAKMLHWPDSMFTYMTGDNILFSNDAFGQHYASEYMYNDTVDQFELYQEAIKYYANILTPFSKFVVKKVDEILGFNLPVDMICPSHGIIWRDKPLQIVEKYVEWAKDYSENQITLVYDTMWGGTSKMAEAIVEGIKSVNSNVTIKQLNSSKLDKNDIITEVFKSKIVLVGSSTINKGILSSTASILEMIKGLEFKGKKAAGFGSYGWSGESVKIITEELTKAGFEMINDGIKELWNPDEEAMDRCKEFGKIIAEKI, from the coding sequence ATGAGTTTTAAATTAAATGAAAAAGTTACTTGGGTTGGAAAGATTGATTGGGAACTTAAAAAGTTCCATGGTGAAGAATATTCTACACATAAGGGTTCTTCATATAATTCTTATTTAATAAAGGATGAAAAAACAGTACTAATAGATACAGTTTGGAGTCCATTTTCTAAGGAATTTGTTGCAAACTTAAAGAAAGAAGTAGATTTAAAGAAGATAGATTATATAATAGCAAATCACTCAGAACCAGATCATAGTGGTGGATTACTAGATTTGATGGAGGAGATTCCAGATACTCCAATTTATTGTACAAAAAATGGAGCTAAAATATTGAAGGGACATTATCACAAGGATTGGAATTTTGTAACTGTTAAGACTGGTGATACATTAGATATTGGAAAAAACAAATTAATATTTATTGAAGCTAAAATGTTACACTGGCCTGATAGTATGTTTACATATATGACTGGTGACAATATATTGTTTAGTAATGATGCATTTGGACAACATTATGCTTCAGAATATATGTACAATGATACTGTTGACCAATTTGAACTATATCAAGAAGCAATTAAATATTATGCTAATATATTAACACCTTTTAGTAAATTTGTAGTTAAGAAGGTTGATGAAATATTAGGATTTAATTTACCTGTAGATATGATATGTCCAAGCCATGGAATAATATGGAGAGATAAGCCGCTTCAAATTGTAGAAAAATATGTTGAATGGGCAAAAGATTACTCTGAAAACCAAATTACATTAGTATATGATACAATGTGGGGTGGAACTTCAAAGATGGCTGAGGCTATAGTAGAAGGAATAAAGAGTGTAAATTCGAACGTTACAATAAAACAATTAAATTCATCAAAGCTAGATAAGAACGATATAATCACAGAAGTATTTAAGTCAAAAATTGTTTTAGTAGGATCATCTACAATTAATAAGGGTATTTTATCTTCAACAGCTTCAATATTAGAAATGATAAAAGGATTAGAATTTAAAGGTAAAAAAGCAGCTGGTTTTGGAAGCTATGGATGGAGTGGTGAATCTGTTAAGATAATAACAGAAGAGTTAACTAAAGCTGGTTTTGAAATGATAAATGATGGTATAAAGGAACTTTGGAATCCTGATGAAGAAGCAATGGATAGATGTAAGGAATTTGGAAAGATAATAGCTGAAAAAATATAG
- a CDS encoding sensor histidine kinase, with translation MRCSDVKASIHEKPITLTITSNKKPEISDAIMSKWQEIVDIMAITINIPIALIKHIKNEEVEVFITNKNGENPYDNGDSNGLLSELYCETIVRNKQKFIKKDLEFEEFKIENSNKTLKREFDFAVPIKWPDGEVFGIICAIGNKESFTNKNNYKLIKMLKERLEIDLEVLVEKETLQKEMKERRNIEEDLINLRNTIEENNKLICENMEYENIRKEFFSNISHELRTPINVILSAIQLIEVTNIPGKSQNKFVGKYLDTMKRNCYRLMRTFNNIIEVTKVDTDYYDINLQNIDIVDIVREVTEEVEEYIKDTEVKVVFNSKLKEKIIAADPEKIENIILNILSNAVKFTKSGGGGKITVNVFENGESVFISVEDTGIGIPEDKLDMIFEKFTQVNKSLTRNHEGSGMGLALVKSLVDKHNGKITVKSSLGVGSEFIIELPIRNICDEVAVEALNYNTYGNLYEKIKIEFSDIYGI, from the coding sequence ATGAGATGTTCGGATGTAAAAGCTAGCATACATGAAAAACCAATTACATTGACTATTACTTCTAATAAAAAACCAGAGATATCCGATGCAATTATGAGCAAATGGCAGGAAATAGTTGATATTATGGCCATAACAATCAACATACCCATAGCACTTATTAAGCATATTAAAAATGAAGAAGTAGAAGTATTTATTACCAATAAGAATGGCGAAAACCCCTATGATAATGGAGATAGTAATGGACTTCTATCAGAGCTTTATTGCGAAACTATCGTTAGAAATAAACAAAAGTTTATAAAAAAAGATTTGGAATTTGAGGAATTTAAGATTGAGAATTCAAATAAGACGCTAAAAAGGGAATTTGATTTTGCAGTTCCAATCAAGTGGCCAGATGGAGAAGTTTTCGGAATAATTTGTGCCATTGGAAATAAAGAAAGTTTTACTAATAAAAATAATTATAAGCTTATCAAGATGCTAAAAGAAAGGTTAGAAATTGATTTAGAAGTACTGGTGGAAAAAGAAACTCTTCAAAAAGAAATGAAAGAAAGAAGAAATATTGAGGAGGATTTAATAAACCTAAGGAACACCATCGAAGAAAATAATAAGCTAATTTGCGAGAATATGGAATACGAAAACATTAGAAAAGAGTTTTTCTCAAATATTTCACATGAGTTAAGGACCCCTATTAATGTTATTTTATCTGCAATTCAGCTTATTGAAGTAACAAATATACCTGGCAAATCTCAAAACAAATTTGTTGGGAAATATTTAGACACTATGAAAAGGAACTGTTATAGGCTTATGAGAACATTTAATAATATAATTGAAGTTACTAAGGTTGATACAGATTATTATGATATAAACTTACAGAACATAGATATTGTAGATATAGTAAGAGAGGTTACTGAAGAAGTTGAGGAATATATCAAAGATACAGAGGTTAAAGTGGTCTTCAACTCAAAATTAAAGGAAAAAATTATTGCTGCAGATCCAGAAAAAATTGAAAATATTATATTAAATATTCTTTCAAATGCCGTGAAGTTCACTAAGTCTGGGGGAGGAGGAAAGATAACAGTTAATGTTTTTGAGAATGGAGAATCTGTATTTATTTCTGTTGAAGATACAGGAATAGGTATCCCAGAAGATAAGCTTGATATGATTTTTGAAAAATTTACACAGGTAAATAAGTCATTAACAAGAAATCATGAAGGCAGTGGAATGGGATTGGCACTTGTTAAGTCTTTAGTTGACAAGCATAATGGAAAAATTACAGTGAAAAGTAGTTTGGGGGTTGGTAGCGAATTTATTATTGAATTACCTATTAGAAATATTTGTGATGAAGTAGCAGTTGAAGCTTTAAATTACAATACATACGGTAATTTATATGAAAAGATTAAAATAGAATTCTCAGATATATATGGAATATGA
- a CDS encoding PAS domain-containing sensor histidine kinase → MVLEDMSTYLNSNLILENMFRNSNEIMLLIYPSTGKIIKANEVALRKYGYTSEQIANFSIYDISKDIKKKDEGQILRLLEEGKIFEDIHYCNNGEKFPVEVFPVKIGNEENNVVLIIIKDKSDEKKKEENLKNEHSMMEALDRSIFNEIPIGIFITNHNFIEALNKKAIELLGEVDRNNVITRKISEFISLNHREEFIKRVENFEVDKKPCFFETKILSEGHKRTQVECSINSLGEDKKIVVFKDITIRKNIEKKLSESERKYETLLGTLPDYIGVHSDGKIIFANENLAKLNGLNSPKDMIGREFKKIIDPKWYETIDARLKDLITHNSVLSPQTYSYDYNGTEIFLEVNSRKIIYDNEECVISVLRDVTDKIKLEELKLKMLEEKLLLEKTLEYDKIKTDFLSNISHELRTPLNIILSSVQVLGMYTDDEEKINIAKIKNYLKLMKQNCYRLLRLVNNFLDITKIDAGFYKLNKKNSDIINIVEEISSSVVEYLKGKNIELIFDTEVEEKIISCDEEKIERIILNLLSNAIKFTEAGGCIKVNIYDRISEIIISIKDTGCGIPEDKLQTIFDRFTQVESSLARKKEGSGIGLNLVKSLVEMHGGTIEVKSKLTKGTEFLVHLPVLIDASFHQVNIVNTKDYEFKKEKNIEKMNIEFSDIYSL, encoded by the coding sequence ATGGTTCTTGAAGATATGAGTACGTACTTAAATTCAAATTTAATATTAGAAAATATGTTTAGAAACTCAAATGAAATTATGTTACTTATATATCCTTCAACAGGTAAAATAATTAAAGCTAATGAAGTGGCTTTAAGAAAATATGGATATACCAGTGAACAAATTGCTAACTTTTCAATTTATGACATAAGCAAAGATATCAAGAAAAAAGATGAGGGTCAAATATTAAGATTGCTAGAAGAAGGGAAAATTTTTGAAGATATTCATTATTGTAATAATGGAGAGAAATTTCCTGTTGAAGTTTTCCCTGTAAAGATTGGAAATGAAGAAAATAATGTAGTATTAATTATAATTAAGGATAAAAGTGATGAAAAAAAGAAAGAAGAAAATCTAAAAAATGAGCATTCTATGATGGAGGCTCTAGATAGAAGTATATTTAATGAGATTCCAATAGGTATATTTATTACTAATCATAATTTCATAGAGGCACTAAATAAAAAAGCAATAGAATTACTAGGTGAAGTAGATAGAAATAACGTTATTACAAGAAAAATTAGTGAATTTATATCTTTGAATCATCGAGAAGAATTTATTAAAAGAGTGGAAAACTTTGAAGTAGATAAGAAACCCTGTTTTTTTGAAACAAAAATATTAAGTGAAGGACATAAAAGAACACAAGTTGAGTGCTCTATTAATTCTTTAGGAGAAGACAAAAAAATAGTTGTATTTAAGGATATTACTATAAGAAAAAACATAGAAAAAAAATTAAGTGAGAGTGAAAGGAAATATGAAACATTATTAGGAACCTTACCAGACTATATTGGAGTTCATAGTGATGGAAAAATCATATTTGCAAATGAAAACTTAGCAAAATTAAATGGACTTAATAGTCCAAAGGATATGATAGGAAGAGAGTTTAAAAAAATAATTGATCCAAAATGGTATGAAACTATAGATGCTAGGTTAAAGGATTTAATTACTCATAATAGTGTGCTTTCACCACAAACATATTCTTATGATTATAATGGAACTGAAATTTTTTTAGAGGTAAACTCAAGAAAGATAATATATGATAATGAAGAATGTGTTATTTCAGTCTTAAGGGATGTAACTGATAAGATTAAATTAGAAGAATTAAAGTTAAAAATGCTTGAGGAAAAACTATTACTTGAGAAAACTTTGGAATATGACAAGATAAAAACAGACTTTTTATCTAATATATCACATGAATTAAGGACTCCTTTAAATATAATTCTAAGTTCTGTACAAGTTTTAGGTATGTATACAGATGATGAAGAAAAAATTAATATAGCAAAGATAAAAAATTATTTAAAATTAATGAAGCAAAATTGCTATAGATTATTAAGATTAGTAAATAATTTTTTAGATATAACAAAAATAGATGCAGGATTCTATAAATTAAATAAAAAAAATAGCGATATTATAAATATAGTGGAAGAAATTTCATCTTCTGTAGTAGAGTACCTTAAAGGTAAAAATATAGAATTAATTTTTGATACTGAAGTTGAGGAAAAAATCATTAGTTGTGACGAAGAGAAAATAGAAAGAATAATATTAAATTTGCTTTCCAATGCTATAAAATTCACTGAAGCTGGTGGTTGTATTAAGGTAAATATATACGATAGAATTTCAGAAATAATTATATCTATAAAGGATACTGGTTGTGGTATACCAGAAGATAAACTTCAAACTATATTTGACAGATTTACACAAGTAGAAAGTTCTCTAGCAAGGAAAAAGGAAGGGAGTGGTATAGGATTAAACCTTGTAAAGAGTCTTGTAGAAATGCATGGTGGTACTATAGAAGTAAAAAGTAAGCTCACCAAAGGTACAGAATTCTTAGTTCATTTACCTGTATTAATTGATGCAAGTTTTCATCAAGTTAATATAGTGAATACTAAAGATTATGAATTTAAGAAAGAAAAAAATATAGAAAAAATGAATATTGAGTTTTCTGATATTTACTCTCTTTAA
- a CDS encoding dihydrodipicolinate reductase C-terminal domain-containing protein, which yields MRIGMIGFGEIGQEIGRYICENKELELVSVMCSKNSEKIGVVVDSINNLERNIKNTKLDVIIDFSDSRAIIRNAELISRMKVNLVIGTTGFNELEIEKLVKFSKIYNNGIVYAPNITIGVNDMIEISHKSITRNEFVEGVIKATKFINGKIGFYEMKDVINLEKVINNYIEDNYISAVN from the coding sequence GTGAGAATTGGTATGATAGGCTTTGGTGAAATTGGGCAAGAAATTGGAAGATATATTTGTGAAAATAAAGAATTAGAGCTTGTATCCGTGATGTGTAGTAAAAATAGTGAAAAAATAGGAGTAGTAGTTGATAGTATTAATAATTTAGAAAGAAATATTAAAAATACAAAGCTAGATGTAATTATTGATTTTTCAGATTCAAGAGCAATAATTAGAAATGCAGAATTGATTTCAAGAATGAAAGTTAATTTAGTTATTGGAACAACAGGCTTCAATGAACTTGAAATTGAAAAGCTAGTTAAGTTTAGCAAAATCTATAATAATGGAATTGTATATGCACCTAATATAACAATAGGTGTAAATGATATGATCGAGATATCACATAAATCAATAACCAGGAATGAATTTGTAGAAGGTGTAATAAAAGCAACTAAATTCATAAATGGAAAGATAGGCTTTTATGAAATGAAGGATGTTATAAACTTAGAAAAAGTTATAAATAATTACATTGAAGATAACTATATAAGTGCGGTAAACTAA
- a CDS encoding putative bifunctional diguanylate cyclase/phosphodiesterase → MNLSTEILKGYFIFLHFLVVVMFLMLIVAIMRDKKSGVKVENTKKELKETKEELKKQYDELVEKDEKIKYLVNHDRLTKLCNKSYLIKRLCGIVDSENKTKKFALLFLDIGDFKNTNDILGHHYGDQLLILIAQKLRKIKDDKCSVYRWGGDEFIVLFDNYKEKTEVIALAESVINNINDEFKIGGKKVYVSLNIGIAIYPYDGTDINNIIKNSEVALYEAKKLGKNKYRFYDKMLFEKIYRKDILEKYLRNSIKNNELSIKYQPQYNVESRKIIGYEALLRWNSKELGEISPVEFISVAEDSGLIISLGEWILREACRQNSKWIEKGIKNIIAINISPIQFEQRDFVEIVRNVLEENNLEPEQLELEITETALIKSLDRSIKTLEKLKKLGVKVSLDDFGTGYSSLNYLKNLPIDNLKIDKSFINDIAISDNSKHILTGIIQLAHMLNLKVIAEGIETDEQYEILKKINCDIAQGFLLSKPISKNEIEKLLTID, encoded by the coding sequence ATGAATTTATCAACTGAAATTTTAAAAGGTTATTTTATTTTTTTGCATTTTTTAGTAGTAGTTATGTTTCTAATGCTCATAGTTGCAATTATGAGAGATAAAAAATCTGGAGTTAAAGTAGAGAATACTAAGAAAGAATTAAAAGAAACCAAAGAAGAATTAAAAAAACAATACGATGAACTAGTTGAAAAAGATGAGAAAATAAAATATTTAGTTAATCATGATAGGTTAACGAAACTTTGTAATAAATCTTATTTAATAAAAAGGTTATGTGGAATAGTGGATTCTGAAAATAAAACCAAGAAATTTGCATTGCTTTTTTTAGATATCGGAGATTTCAAAAATACTAATGATATTTTAGGGCATCATTATGGAGATCAATTACTTATTTTAATAGCACAGAAATTACGTAAAATAAAAGATGATAAATGTAGTGTTTATAGATGGGGTGGAGATGAATTTATAGTTCTTTTTGATAATTATAAAGAAAAAACTGAGGTAATAGCTCTAGCTGAATCAGTAATAAACAATATAAATGATGAATTTAAAATTGGAGGGAAGAAAGTATACGTATCTCTAAATATAGGAATAGCCATATACCCATATGATGGAACAGATATTAATAATATTATTAAAAATTCAGAAGTTGCTTTGTACGAGGCTAAAAAGCTAGGAAAAAATAAATATCGTTTTTATGATAAAATGCTTTTCGAAAAAATATATCGAAAGGATATTTTAGAAAAATATTTAAGAAACTCAATTAAAAATAATGAATTATCAATAAAGTATCAACCACAATATAATGTTGAATCCAGAAAGATAATTGGTTATGAAGCTTTGCTTAGATGGAATAGTAAAGAACTAGGTGAAATTTCTCCAGTAGAATTTATTAGTGTAGCAGAGGATTCGGGGTTAATAATATCATTGGGGGAATGGATTTTAAGAGAGGCTTGCAGACAAAATAGTAAGTGGATAGAAAAAGGAATTAAAAACATTATTGCAATAAATATATCACCTATACAGTTTGAACAAAGGGATTTTGTTGAAATTGTTAGGAATGTATTAGAAGAAAATAATTTGGAACCAGAACAATTAGAATTAGAAATTACTGAAACAGCATTAATTAAGTCATTAGATAGAAGCATAAAAACCCTAGAAAAACTAAAAAAGTTAGGTGTGAAGGTTTCATTAGATGATTTTGGGACAGGCTATTCGTCTTTAAATTACTTAAAAAACCTTCCGATAGATAACTTGAAAATTGACAAAAGCTTTATAAATGATATTGCTATATCTGATAATAGCAAACATATACTAACTGGAATTATTCAATTAGCCCATATGCTTAACTTAAAAGTTATAGCAGAGGGTATAGAAACAGATGAACAATATGAAATTTTGAAAAAAATTAATTGTGATATAGCCCAGGGTTTTCTTTTAAGTAAGCCAATATCGAAAAATGAAATTGAAAAATTATTAACGATAGATTAG